In Meiothermus sp. QL-1, the sequence GTATGAGGCCCACCTAGCGAAGCAACGACGGTATTTCTGAGGTAGGCGCACCATGGCAATCCGTTTTGGCAACGCCCCCTGTAGCTGGGGCACCATCGAAGGGTTTGGGCAGGGCATCGGCTACCGCCAGATGCTCGACGAGCTGGTCGAGGCCGGCTACCGCGGCACCGAGCTGGGCGACTGGGGCTACATGCCCACCAACCCAACAGAGCTACGGCAGGAGCTGCAGCAGCGCGGCCTCACCCTCCTGGGGGCCTACGAGGGGGTTTATCTCAAAGACCCCGCCGAGCACGGCCCGGGGGAGGCCCGGGTTCTGCGCACCGCCCGCCTGCTCAAAAGCGTGGCCGAGGTGGGCGACGGGTGGCAACCCCTGTTGGTGCTGGCCGACGAGCACAGCCGCGACCCGTTGCGCTTCCAACACGCAGGCCGGGTCAGGCCCGAGATGGGTCTCTCGGCTTCGGAGTGGAAGACCTTTGCTTTGGGGGCCGAGCGTATCGCCAAGGCGGTGCGGGACGAGACCGGCCTGCGCACGGTCTTCCACCACCACTGCGCGGGCTATGTGGAAGCGCCCTGGGAGATTGAGGCCCTGCTCGAGCACACCGACCCCAGCCTTTTGGGCCTGGTCTTCGACACCGGGCACTTCCTTTACGGTAGCGGGGAAAACCGCCCCGAAGCAGTACTGGAGGCCCTGGAGCGCTTTCAAAAGCGCATCTGGTACGTGCACTACAAGGACTGCCACCCCGGCGTGGCCCAGGAAGCCCGCACAAAGGGCTGGAACTACAAGGAAGCAGTGGGCAGAGGAGTGTTCTGCGAACTGGGAGCAGGCCAGATCGACTTTGGCACGGTAACCCGGAAGCTCCTGGCCCTGGGCTACGACGGCTGGATTACCGTGGAACAAGATGTGCTGCCCGGCATGGGGGCCCCCAAGGCGAGCGCCGAGCGCAACCGGGCCTACCTGCGCAGGGTGACCGGCTACTAGAACCCCATGAACCCCACCTACGACCTCATCACCATTGGCCGCTGCTCCATCGACCTCTACTCCCAAGACCTGGGGGCAGCCTTTCCCCAGATTCGCACCTTTGGGGCCTACCTGGGCGGAAGCCCGCTGAACATCGCGGTGGGGGCAAGGCGGCTAGGCCTGCGCACCGCCCTGCTCACCGCCGTAGGCCCCGACCCGGTGGGCGAGTTCGTCCTGGAGCGGCTCAGGCGGGAGGGGGTGGAGACCCGCTTTATTCCGGTCAAGCCCGGCACCCGCACCCCGGCGGTGCTGCTGGGCATCGAGCCCCCGGACCGCTTTCCTATCACCTTTTACCGCGAGAACGCTGCGGATATTCAGCTTTCCATCGACGATGTGGCGGCCTTGCCCCTGGCCCAGACCCGGGCCGTGCAGCTTTCGGGGGCTGCCCTGGCCAAGGAGCCGAGCCGCAGCGCCATCTTCTACGCCGCCGAAGAGGCCAGGGCCCTGGGCCTCACGGTCTTCCTCGACCTCGACTTCCGCGCCGACGCCTGGCCCGACCCCCGCGCCTACGGCCTGGCCCTGCGAGCCCTGCTGCCATTGGTGGACATCGCTATCGGCACCGAGGAAGAGGTCAACGCAGCCATGCTGCGCCGCCCCGAGGACGTGGTCATCCGCCACTCCCAAATTACCGCGCCGGAAATCCGGGGCAACCTTGCGGCCAACATAGAGGCCCTGCTGGCCCGGGGGTTGAAGGCCCTGGTGGTGAAGCGGGGGGCCCAAGGCTCGGCGGTCTATCTACCCAGCGGGGAAGTGGTGGTCGCCTCCGGCTTTCCGGTGGAGGTGGTGAGCATCCTGGGCGCAGGGGACGCTTTTGCTGCTGGCTTCATCTACGGCTACCTGCAGGGTTGGGACTGGTACCAATGTGCCCGCTTAGGCAACGCCTGCGGGGCCATTGTGGTGGGGCGCATCGGTTGCGCCGACTTCACCCCGTACCTGGACGAGGTACTGGCCTTTGTAGAGGCTCGAGGAGGTTTTTGATGCATGCTCTGGGCGTGTGTACCTGGACTCTGGGCCCTTTGCCCCTGCCCGAAATTTTGGCGCGGGTTCGGCGGCTGGGGTTTAGTGGGGTAGAGCTGCTAGGCGATTTAGAAAACCTGACCACAACCGCAGTGCGAAACCTTTTGATTCAGGAAGACCTGGCCGTCTACTCGCTCACCCCGGCCAACGTGGATCTGGCCCACCCCGAGCCTGCGGTGCGAGGGGTAGCGCTGGACTACTACCGGCGCCTGCTGGACTTTGCCGCCGAGCTAGGAGGGCCCAAGGTGTCCTGCCACGGGGCCATGGGCCGGGTGGCCCCCCATATGAACATTGAGGAGCCCAGTCCGGCTGCGGCCATCCTCGAAGTGGGCCCCCACCTGGGGCTCTTCCACCTGGCCGACTCCAACCGGCTGGGCTTGGGCCACGGGCACACCGATTTTGCTGCCTTGCTGGGGGCTTTGCGCCAGGTGGATTACCGGGGGCCTTTGATCCTCTTTGTAAAGCCTGGGAACTACACTCCGCTTATCTAGAAAACAAGCTGGCCCACAGCCGGGCCTATCCTATCTGATCTGGGAGGAAACATGAAATCGTTTGGCGTTGCCCTCTTGGGTGCAGGCCGCATGGGCCTGGAGCACGCCCGCACCCTGCTCGCCCTGCCCGAGGCCCGCGTACTGGCAGTGGCCGACCCCAACTGGGAGGCCGCCGAGGCCGCTCGCAGCCTGACACGAGCAGAAAAAGCCTACCTAGAGCCGCTGGAAGCCATTCAGCACCCCGGCGTAGAAGCGGTGGTGATCGCCACCCCTACCAATACCCACGCCCGCTACATCGAGGCCGCAGCGCAGGCCGGCAAGGCCATCTTTTGCGAGAAGCCGGTGGCCCTGGACCTGGCCGAGACCCGGCGGGTGATGGGGCTGGTAGAGGAAAAAGGCGTGCCCTTTCAGATTGGCTTCCAACGCCGCTACGACCCGGCCTACCTCGAGGCCAAGCGCCGGATCGAGGCCGGGGAAATCGGCCCGGTGGAGCAGTTCATCGCGGTCATGCGCGACCCTGCCCCCCCGCCTTTGGACTATCTCAAGGCCTCGGGGGGCCTCTTCGTGGACCAGGCCATCCACGACATCGACTGCGCCCGCTACCTGGTGGGCGAGGTGGTGGCTGTGCACGCCTGGGGCGAGGTGCGGGTAGACCCCAGGATCGGCGAGATTGGCGATGTGGACACCACCAACCTTTCCCTGCGCTTTGCCAATGGTGCGCTGGGGGTCATCCAGAACTCCCGCCGGGCGGTCTATGGCTACGACGTGCGCACCGAGGTGTTTGGGGCTAGGGGCAAGCTGGTAATGGACGCCACCCCCAAAACCCCCCTATGGCGCTACGGCCAGGGGGTGCAGGCCGACCACTACCACTTCTTCATGGACCGCTTCAAGGAGGCCTACCGGCTGGAGCTCCAGGCCTTTTTCCAGGCCCTCTTGGAAGGCCGTCCCCCCAGCCCGGGGCCAAAGGACGCCCTCGAGTCGCTGCGCATTGCCCTGGCCGCCACCCAAAGCCTGAGAGAGAACCGGGTGGTGCGGCTGGAGGAGGTGGCATGAACCTGTTCAAACCCCAGCCGGGACGGGTGCGGGTGGCGATGGAGCCCCAAGGGGGGTGGCGGTATCTGCGCTTTCGGGTTCTGGCCCTGGAACCGGGCGAGGTGGAGCAGGGCCAGACCGAAGGAGAGGAGATGGCTCTGGTGCCCCTGGCGGGCCGGGTAGAGGTGGAGGCCGAAGGCCAGGTATTCGAGCTTTGCCGCAGCGATGTCTTCCGCGAACTGCCCCAGGTGCTTTACCTGCCGCCCGGCACGGCCTACCGCCTTCAGGCCCAAAGCCACGCCGAACTGGCCCTGGGAGGGGCGCCGGCCGAAGGCCTCTTCCCCCTGCGCCTCTTCCAACCCCAGGAGATGCGGGTAGAGATGCGGGGCGGGGGGAATGCCCTGCGGCAGGTGAACCACATCCTGGGCCCTGAGCTGCCCGCTGAGCGGCTTATTCTGTACGAGGTCTACACCCCCTCGGGCTTCTGGTCGGGCTGGCCGCCCCACCGCCACGACGGTCGGCTGGGCTCTTTGTATCTGGAAGAAACCTACTACTACAGAATCCAGCCGGCCCACGGCTTCGCCATCCACCGCAACTACAGCCCCGAGGACGGCCTGGACGAACTTTTGCTGGTTCAGGACGGCGACCTGGTGCTGGTGCCCAAGGGCTACCACCCCGTGGCCGCTCCCCCTGGCTCCAACGTCTACTACCTCAACTACATGGCCGGCGAAGCCCGCCTGGAAGCCCGCGCCACCCCGCCGGTAGACGACCCCCGCTGGGCCTGGATGCGCCAGGACTGGGCGGGTAGGCCCATAAAGCTTCCCGTTGGGAAGCCTGTGCAAAGATAAAGGGGTGGAAACCTTGCGGGGCGAGGAGCGAAGGAGCAGGATCATAGAGCTGTTGGAGCAGAAGGGATCGGTGCTGGTGGAGGACCTGGCGGCCACCTTTGGCGTGAGCCAGGTCACCATCCGAAAGGACTTGAGCGAGCTCGAGGCCCGGGGTTTGCTACACCGCACCCATGGGGGGGCCACCTACGCCCACAAGAGCCTCTTTAACCCCTCCTTTCGGGAGAAAATCCACCTCCAGCAGGCCGAGAAGCAGGCCATCGCCAAGGCCGCGCTGGAATACATCGAGGAGGGGGATACCCTAATCCTAGACGCTGGCAGCACCACCCTGACCCTGGTGCGGCTCATGAAAAGCCGCTTCCGCTCGCTCTACATCATCACCAACTCGGTGCCTATTGCCAGCGAGTTGACAGAGACCCGATGGGAGCTTCTCCTCACCGGCGGGCAGGTGCGCCACCACAGCATGGCCCTGATCGGACCGGCCGCGGTGCGCACCCTCGAGACCTACCACGCTGACAAAGCCTTCATGTGCGCCACCGGGGTCTCGCTAAGTCGGGGTTACACCACCCCCAACCCCTACGAGGCCGCCACCAAGCAGGCCATGCTCAAGGCCGCCGACGCCGCTTTTGCCCTGGTGGACAGCACCAAGCTAGGCCGGGCCACCCTGGCCAGCTTTGCCACCCTGGGCGAGGTGGGCCTGCTTATCACCGACACCGGGGCGCCCCGGGAGTTCATCGCCGAGCTCGAGCGCCTGGGCCACGCCTACCGGCTGGTGGAGCCAGAGGGGGTGCGCGGGGCGGCCAGGGTGGGCTAGTTGCCCATCCTGGCCGGGCTCCGTTCGGCCAAAAAGAGCCAGGTCTCCAGCACGCTATCCGGGTTGAGCGAGATGCTCTCGATGCCCTGCTCCACCAACCAAAGGGCAAGCTCGGGGTGGTCGGAGGGCCCTTGGCCGCAGATGCCGATGTACTTGCCCATCCTTTTGGCTGTGCTGATGGCCCGCTCGAGCAGGAACTTCACCGCCTCGTCCTGCTCGTTGAAGAGCTCGGCCACCAGCCCCGAGTCGCGGTCTAGGGCCAAGGTGAGCTGGGTCAGGTCGTTGGAGCCGATGGAGAAGCCGTCGAAAAGCTCCAGAAACTGCTCGGCCAGAATGGCGTTGGAGGGCACCTCGCACATCATCACAATCCTGAGGTCGTCCTGGCCCCGCTCGAGGCCGTTGGCCTTCAGAATCTCCAGCACCGCCTTGGCCTCGCCCACCGTGCGCACGAAGGGCACCATCACCCAGACGTTCCTGAGGCCCTTCTCCTCCCGCACCTGGCGGATGGCCTGGCACTCCAGGGCAAAGGCCTGGGCGAAGGCCGCCGAGCGGTAGCGCGAGGCCCCGCGGAAGCCGATCATGGGGTTTTCCTCCCTGGGCTCGTAGCGGCTACCCCCCAGGAGGTGGGCGTACTCGTTGGACTTGAAGTCCGAGAAGCGCACAATCACCGGATGGGGGGCGAAGGCCGCAGCAATCATGGAGATGCCCTCGGCCAGCTTCTCGCGGTAGAAGTCCACCGGGCTTTTGT encodes:
- a CDS encoding TIM barrel protein, giving the protein MAIRFGNAPCSWGTIEGFGQGIGYRQMLDELVEAGYRGTELGDWGYMPTNPTELRQELQQRGLTLLGAYEGVYLKDPAEHGPGEARVLRTARLLKSVAEVGDGWQPLLVLADEHSRDPLRFQHAGRVRPEMGLSASEWKTFALGAERIAKAVRDETGLRTVFHHHCAGYVEAPWEIEALLEHTDPSLLGLVFDTGHFLYGSGENRPEAVLEALERFQKRIWYVHYKDCHPGVAQEARTKGWNYKEAVGRGVFCELGAGQIDFGTVTRKLLALGYDGWITVEQDVLPGMGAPKASAERNRAYLRRVTGY
- the iolC gene encoding 5-dehydro-2-deoxygluconokinase, whose amino-acid sequence is MNPTYDLITIGRCSIDLYSQDLGAAFPQIRTFGAYLGGSPLNIAVGARRLGLRTALLTAVGPDPVGEFVLERLRREGVETRFIPVKPGTRTPAVLLGIEPPDRFPITFYRENAADIQLSIDDVAALPLAQTRAVQLSGAALAKEPSRSAIFYAAEEARALGLTVFLDLDFRADAWPDPRAYGLALRALLPLVDIAIGTEEEVNAAMLRRPEDVVIRHSQITAPEIRGNLAANIEALLARGLKALVVKRGAQGSAVYLPSGEVVVASGFPVEVVSILGAGDAFAAGFIYGYLQGWDWYQCARLGNACGAIVVGRIGCADFTPYLDEVLAFVEARGGF
- a CDS encoding sugar phosphate isomerase/epimerase; translated protein: MHALGVCTWTLGPLPLPEILARVRRLGFSGVELLGDLENLTTTAVRNLLIQEDLAVYSLTPANVDLAHPEPAVRGVALDYYRRLLDFAAELGGPKVSCHGAMGRVAPHMNIEEPSPAAAILEVGPHLGLFHLADSNRLGLGHGHTDFAALLGALRQVDYRGPLILFVKPGNYTPLI
- the iolG gene encoding inositol 2-dehydrogenase, whose protein sequence is MKSFGVALLGAGRMGLEHARTLLALPEARVLAVADPNWEAAEAARSLTRAEKAYLEPLEAIQHPGVEAVVIATPTNTHARYIEAAAQAGKAIFCEKPVALDLAETRRVMGLVEEKGVPFQIGFQRRYDPAYLEAKRRIEAGEIGPVEQFIAVMRDPAPPPLDYLKASGGLFVDQAIHDIDCARYLVGEVVAVHAWGEVRVDPRIGEIGDVDTTNLSLRFANGALGVIQNSRRAVYGYDVRTEVFGARGKLVMDATPKTPLWRYGQGVQADHYHFFMDRFKEAYRLELQAFFQALLEGRPPSPGPKDALESLRIALAATQSLRENRVVRLEEVA
- the iolB gene encoding 5-deoxy-glucuronate isomerase, producing MNLFKPQPGRVRVAMEPQGGWRYLRFRVLALEPGEVEQGQTEGEEMALVPLAGRVEVEAEGQVFELCRSDVFRELPQVLYLPPGTAYRLQAQSHAELALGGAPAEGLFPLRLFQPQEMRVEMRGGGNALRQVNHILGPELPAERLILYEVYTPSGFWSGWPPHRHDGRLGSLYLEETYYYRIQPAHGFAIHRNYSPEDGLDELLLVQDGDLVLVPKGYHPVAAPPGSNVYYLNYMAGEARLEARATPPVDDPRWAWMRQDWAGRPIKLPVGKPVQR
- a CDS encoding DeoR/GlpR family DNA-binding transcription regulator; amino-acid sequence: METLRGEERRSRIIELLEQKGSVLVEDLAATFGVSQVTIRKDLSELEARGLLHRTHGGATYAHKSLFNPSFREKIHLQQAEKQAIAKAALEYIEEGDTLILDAGSTTLTLVRLMKSRFRSLYIITNSVPIASELTETRWELLLTGGQVRHHSMALIGPAAVRTLETYHADKAFMCATGVSLSRGYTTPNPYEAATKQAMLKAADAAFALVDSTKLGRATLASFATLGEVGLLITDTGAPREFIAELERLGHAYRLVEPEGVRGAARVG